One window of the Perca fluviatilis chromosome 5, GENO_Pfluv_1.0, whole genome shotgun sequence genome contains the following:
- the LOC120559397 gene encoding gastrula zinc finger protein XlCGF8.2DB-like, with protein sequence MITHTGEKPFSCSECGKAFSDSGNLKKHMIIHTGEKPFSCSVCSKYFTYSGNLQKHMRIHTGEKLVSCSVCEKSFTHSENLRSHMRTHTGDKPFSCSECGRVFTERGTLKKHMMTHSGEKPFSCSVCKKCFTQSGHLQKHIRIHTGEKPFSCSVCNKSFTLSENLRSHMVVHTGEKSFSCSVCKISFTRRDSLRSHMAVHTGEKRFSCSVCNKRFAWRSHVKRHKCVGPMETEADGEDCGGPEPARNSHPHPLLQPETEDQTGDSSDHETVRVTHGSRKTTWTAPTLLPSTCRNTRRRRRKRRARGKLSVRP encoded by the exons ATGATAACTCATACAGGAGAAAagccttttagctgctctgagtgtggtaaaGCTTTCTCTGATAGTGGAAACCTGAAGAAACACATGataatccacacaggagaaaagcctttcagctgcagtgtttgtagtAAATATTTTACATATAGCGGaaatttacagaaacacatgagaatccacacaggagaaaaactagtcagctgctcagtctgtgagaaatcttttacacataGTGAAAATTTACGGtcacacatgagaactcacacaggagataagccttttagctgctctgagtgtggtagAGTTTTCACTGAACGTGGAACCCTGAAGAAACACATGATGACTCATtctggagaaaaacctttcagctgctcagtctgtaagaaatgttttacacagagtggacatttacaaaaacacataagaatccacacaggagagaagccttttagctgctcagtttgtaataaatcttttacaCTGAGTGAAAATTTACGGTCACACATggtagtccacacaggagaaaaatctttcagctgctcagtttgtaagatATCTTTTACACGGAGAGACAGTTTACGGTCACACATGGCAGTCCACACtggagagaaaagattcagctgcagtgtttgtaacaaaagatttgcctggCGTTCTCATGTCAAAagacataaatgtgttggtccgatggaaacagaagctgatggagaggactgtggaggaccagaaccagccaggaactcgcATCCACATCcccttttacaaccagagactgaagaccagactggagactcttctgatcaTGAGACTG TGAGGGTAACACATGGGAGCCGGAAGACAACCTGGACTGCCCCGACCTTATTGCCgagtacatgcagaaacacaaggagaaggaggagaaaaaggagggcaagaggaaagttgtcagtgaggCCTTAG